One genomic region from Caloenas nicobarica isolate bCalNic1 chromosome 22, bCalNic1.hap1, whole genome shotgun sequence encodes:
- the GABRD gene encoding gamma-aminobutyric acid receptor subunit delta, which produces MEFLTWVFPALVLLCTQQHRCIRAMNDIGDYIGSNIEISWLPNLDDLMKGYARNFRPGIGGPPVNVALAIEVASIDHISEVNMEYTMTVFLHQSWRDDRLSYNHTNETLGLDSRFVDKLWLPDTFIVNAKSAWFHDVTVENKLIRLQPDGVILYSIRITSTVACDMDLSKYPMDEQECMLDLESYGYSSEDIVYHWSENQEEIHGLDKLQLAQFTITSYQFTTEMMNFKSAGQFPRLSLHFHLRRNRGVYIIQSYVPSILLVAMSWVSFWISQSAVPARVSLGITTVLTMTTLMVSARSSLPRASAIKALDVYFWICYVFVFAALVEYAFAHFNADYMKKQKNKIKARRQSAEINVKNAIVLFSLSIAGVNQELVISNRQHRIPRSLPGSYGTIEIETGETKHQQVMKLDKKSGLKSLFKPIDADTIDIYARAVFPAAFAAVNVIYWVAYTM; this is translated from the exons ATGGAATTTCTCACCTGGGTTTTTCCTGCCTTGGTTCTGCTGTGCACCCAACAGCACAGGTGTATCAG AGCTATGAATGACATTGGAGATTACATAGGTTCCAACATCGAAATATCCTGGTTACCCAACCTGGATGATTTAATGAAAGGGTATGCACGTAATTTCAGGCCTGGGATTGGAG GTCCTCCTGTGAATGTTGCTCTTGCCATTGAAGTAGCCAGCATCGACCACATCTCTGAGGTGAACATG GAATATACCATGACAGTATTTTTGCACCAGAGCTGGCGAGACGACCGTCTGTCTTACAACCACACCAACGAAACTCTGGGCTTGGACAGCCGCTTTGTGGACAAGCTCTGGTTGCCAGATACTTTCATAGTAAACGCCAAGTCTGCCTGGTTCCACGACGTGACTGTGGAAAACAAACTCATCAGGCTCCAGCCAGATGGAGTCATTTTATACAGCATCAG GATTACCTCAACAGTGGCCTGTGACATGGACCTTTCCAAGTATCCCATGGATGAGCAGGAGTGCATGTTGGATTTGGAGAGCT ATGGCTACTCTTCAGAGGACATTGTCTACCACTGGTCAGAAAACCAGGAGGAGATCCACGGGCTGGATAAGCTGCAGCTTGCTCAGTTCACAATTACCAGTTATCAGTTCACAACAGAAATGATGAACTTCAAATCTG CAGGTCAGTTCCCCAGGCTCAGTCTTCACTTCCACCTTCGGCGAAATCGAGGAGTTTACATCATTCAGTCTTATGTTCCTTCTATCTTACTAGTGGCCATGTCGTGGGTGTCGTTCTGGATCAGCCAGTCGGCTGTGCCCGCCCGAGTGTCACTAG GTATAACTACGGTTCTTACTATGACTACACTGATGGTCAGTGCGCGATCTTCACTTCCACGAGCATCTGCCATCAAAGCACTTGATGTTTACTTCTGGATTTGCTACGTGTTTGTCTTCGCGGCACTGGTAGAATATGCATTTGCACATTTCAATGCTGACtacatgaaaaagcaaaagaacaagaTAAAGGCGAGAAGGCAGAGTGCAGAG ataAACGTGAAGAATGCTAttgttctgttttccctttccatAGCTGGTGTGAACCAGGAACTGGTCATTTCTAATCGGCAGCACCGAATTCCTAGAAGCCTTCCTGGATCGTATGGCACAATAGAAATAGAAACTGGAGAGACAAAACATCAGCAAGTAATGAAACTGGATAAAAAGAGTGGTCTGAAGTCACTCTTTAAGCCCATTGATGCTGATACCATCGACATATATGCCCGAGCCGTGTTCCCAGCAGCCTTCGCAGCAGTCAATGTTATATACTGGGTTGCATAcacaatgtga